A section of the Pseudovibrio sp. M1P-2-3 genome encodes:
- a CDS encoding IS110 family RNA-guided transposase, with amino-acid sequence MKELYIVGLDLAKNVFQAHGADKSGKPIFSKKLSRAKLLPFLESLPPTVVAMEACATAHYWAREINRLGHEAKLVPPVYVKPFVKRQKNDAVDAEAIAEAASRATMRFVAVKSSEQQGGCMAFKTRDLFVRQRTQTINALRAHLAEHGLLAAKGIVHLKALRELLQTKGQDLPETVVSYSHMLLDQIVSLQEKIDELLKAINRTTEKEEVATRLMAVPGIGPITASAILAFAPPPETFTKGRDFSAWLGLTPKQFSSGGKERLGRTSKMGQRDIRRLLITGAMAVVRWAKLRGAREGAWLQRMLDRKPSMLVAVALANKMARIVWALLQTKESYREAAIG; translated from the coding sequence ATGAAAGAACTTTACATAGTAGGACTTGATCTGGCTAAGAATGTTTTTCAGGCACATGGTGCCGACAAGAGTGGAAAACCGATTTTCAGCAAAAAACTCTCCAGAGCAAAACTGTTGCCATTTTTAGAAAGCTTGCCCCCGACTGTTGTGGCTATGGAAGCTTGTGCGACCGCTCATTACTGGGCGCGGGAAATTAACCGCCTCGGCCATGAGGCAAAACTGGTTCCTCCCGTCTATGTGAAACCGTTTGTCAAACGGCAGAAAAATGATGCAGTAGATGCTGAGGCCATTGCGGAGGCAGCCTCCCGCGCAACCATGCGCTTTGTTGCCGTCAAAAGCAGTGAACAGCAGGGAGGCTGTATGGCTTTCAAAACCCGGGATCTGTTTGTGCGCCAGCGAACGCAAACGATTAATGCCTTGCGGGCGCATCTGGCAGAGCATGGTCTGCTTGCAGCAAAAGGGATTGTTCATCTCAAGGCATTGCGAGAACTGCTCCAAACAAAGGGGCAGGACCTGCCAGAAACGGTTGTGAGCTATAGTCATATGCTTCTCGATCAGATTGTGAGCCTGCAGGAGAAAATTGATGAGCTCCTGAAGGCTATCAACCGAACAACCGAAAAGGAGGAAGTTGCGACACGTTTGATGGCAGTTCCTGGTATCGGCCCGATCACCGCATCTGCCATTCTGGCGTTTGCGCCGCCGCCTGAAACCTTCACAAAGGGAAGAGATTTTTCTGCCTGGCTCGGTCTAACTCCCAAACAGTTTTCCAGTGGAGGTAAGGAGCGGTTGGGACGCACCTCCAAGATGGGACAAAGAGATATTCGGCGCCTTCTGATTACCGGGGCAATGGCAGTGGTCCGGTGGGCCAAGCTGCGCGGTGCCCGTGAGGGGGCATGGTTGCAACGGATGTTGGACCGTAAACCTTCTATGCTGGTGGCTGTCGCCCTTGCCAACAAGATGGCCCGTATTGTCTGGGCTTTATTGCAAACAAAAGAATCTTATCGGGAGGCTGCTATCGGCTGA
- a CDS encoding PLP-dependent cysteine synthase family protein, producing MPSSVIEHHDWSKWAVERIMADYNRSADTHLFQVDLPILKGIDVYLKDESTHPTGSLKHRLARSLFLYGICNGWIKKGKPIIEASSGSTAVSEAYFSRLIGLEFIAVMPASTSQIKIDAIEFYGGICHLVNDPTAISKVSNELAKERGGHFIDQFTFAERATDWRGNNNIAESIYQQMEQEPFPIPTWIVMSAGTGGTSATIGRYIRYNRSNTKLCVVDPENSVFYDCYCKQTREFEISHGSRIEGIGRPRCEKSFLPSVIDQMMRIPDAASIAAMRILEKILGRRPGGSTGTNFYGVCLLSHQMLLDNTKGSIVSIMCDGGERYSHTYYNDDWLVSQNIDITPYMEQLEEYLTSGVWHPIKLGLR from the coding sequence ATGCCCTCTTCGGTAATAGAACACCATGATTGGTCCAAGTGGGCAGTCGAGCGAATTATGGCGGACTATAATCGGTCTGCAGATACGCATCTTTTCCAAGTGGACCTACCAATCCTTAAGGGCATAGATGTGTATTTGAAGGATGAATCAACACATCCTACTGGTAGCCTCAAACACCGTTTGGCTCGCTCATTGTTTCTCTATGGGATTTGTAATGGTTGGATTAAGAAGGGGAAGCCGATTATAGAAGCCTCGTCGGGCTCAACGGCTGTATCTGAAGCTTATTTCTCCCGTTTAATTGGTCTTGAGTTTATAGCAGTGATGCCAGCTTCAACATCACAAATAAAGATCGACGCGATTGAGTTTTATGGCGGAATTTGTCATCTCGTAAATGATCCTACCGCAATTTCAAAGGTTTCCAATGAACTGGCAAAAGAGCGTGGTGGGCACTTTATAGATCAGTTCACCTTTGCAGAAAGGGCGACTGATTGGCGAGGCAACAACAATATTGCAGAAAGTATCTACCAACAAATGGAACAGGAGCCCTTTCCTATTCCTACTTGGATTGTAATGAGTGCTGGGACAGGTGGTACCTCAGCGACTATTGGAAGATATATCAGATACAATCGATCAAATACAAAACTTTGTGTCGTTGATCCGGAAAATTCTGTTTTCTATGATTGTTATTGTAAGCAGACACGTGAATTTGAAATCTCACATGGATCCAGAATAGAGGGTATTGGCCGTCCTCGCTGCGAGAAATCCTTCTTACCTTCTGTAATTGATCAGATGATGCGCATTCCAGATGCTGCGTCGATAGCTGCAATGCGTATTCTTGAGAAAATTTTGGGTAGAAGACCGGGAGGATCAACAGGAACCAATTTCTACGGTGTTTGCCTACTATCCCACCAAATGCTCTTGGACAATACGAAGGGATCTATCGTTTCTATCATGTGTGACGGTGGTGAAAGGTACAGCCACACTTATTACAATGATGACTGGTTGGTTTCACAGAATATTGATATAACTCCCTATATGGAACAGTTGGAAGAGTACTTGACAAGTGGAGTATGGCATCCAATCAAGTTGGGACTCCGTTGA
- a CDS encoding IS110 family RNA-guided transposase yields MAEVSIIGLDLAKHSFQAHGAAPDGKVLFRRKLSRGQMLPFFAKQEPCVVAMEACATAHSWGREIRALGHDVKLIPPIYVKPFVKRQKNDAADAEAIAEAASRPTMRTVPIKSKDQQSRAVLFRSRDLFVRQRTQLINALRAHLAEFGCLAPRKAIHVKKLAEALNAPNSDLPPVVLQLGQIYLEQIALLTNRIQSLEKQLRIEANQDKAAQRLQTMPGIGPITAMAVTAFAPSMSTFRRGRDFAAWLGLVPKQYSTGGRQILGRTSKMGQRDIRRLLIIGAMALIGAARRTGRPESLWLGRMLERKPSMVVAIALANKMARRLWAMLVKDEDYRNLSPAK; encoded by the coding sequence ATGGCAGAGGTTAGCATTATAGGTTTAGATTTGGCAAAGCACAGTTTTCAAGCTCATGGTGCGGCACCAGACGGCAAGGTTTTATTTCGACGGAAATTGTCACGCGGGCAGATGTTACCGTTCTTTGCCAAACAAGAACCTTGTGTTGTGGCAATGGAAGCTTGCGCTACTGCCCATAGTTGGGGGCGAGAAATTCGCGCTCTGGGGCATGATGTTAAATTGATTCCCCCAATCTATGTGAAACCATTTGTAAAACGTCAAAAAAACGATGCAGCTGACGCGGAAGCCATTGCGGAAGCAGCGTCGCGCCCCACAATGCGTACGGTTCCGATAAAATCAAAGGATCAGCAAAGTCGCGCCGTGTTATTCCGTAGCCGCGATCTTTTTGTACGTCAACGTACTCAGTTGATCAACGCCTTGAGAGCTCATTTGGCTGAGTTTGGCTGCCTCGCACCAAGAAAGGCGATACACGTTAAGAAACTGGCTGAGGCTTTGAATGCTCCGAACAGTGACCTGCCTCCTGTGGTGCTTCAACTCGGTCAGATCTACCTGGAGCAAATTGCACTGCTCACAAACCGGATCCAGTCCCTGGAAAAGCAGCTTCGAATAGAAGCGAACCAGGACAAGGCTGCGCAAAGATTGCAAACCATGCCCGGAATAGGGCCGATAACGGCCATGGCGGTTACAGCATTTGCCCCATCAATGAGCACGTTCCGCCGAGGGCGGGACTTTGCCGCATGGCTGGGGCTTGTGCCAAAACAATATTCAACAGGGGGAAGGCAGATCTTGGGCCGAACCTCGAAAATGGGCCAGCGCGATATCCGAAGGCTTTTGATCATCGGAGCTATGGCACTCATTGGTGCTGCCCGGCGGACGGGGAGGCCAGAAAGCTTATGGCTTGGAAGAATGCTTGAAAGAAAACCAAGTATGGTGGTGGCTATCGCGCTTGCAAACAAAATGGCTCGTAGATTGTGGGCTATGTTGGTCAAAGATGAAGACTACCGAAACCTGTCCCCGGCTAAATAG
- a CDS encoding transposase has protein sequence MGDLFLLSEASMAPISPCFPRSRGQAKVDDRRVLSGIVFVLKNDLHWRDAPSEYGPIQPFTIVLYARTRWGSMKKTLPNLPQWAVSLEYPS, from the coding sequence ATAGGTGACTTATTCCTCTTATCTGAAGCTTCTATGGCTCCAATCTCGCCTTGCTTTCCCCGCTCTCGCGGTCAGGCAAAAGTAGATGACAGACGCGTTCTATCGGGTATAGTTTTTGTGCTCAAAAATGACCTGCACTGGCGGGATGCTCCCAGCGAGTACGGCCCTATACAACCCTTTACAATCGTTTTGTACGCTCGAACTCGATGGGGATCTATGAAAAAAACTTTGCCGAACTTGCCGCAATGGGCTGTGAGTTTAGAGTATCCGTCTTGA
- a CDS encoding PleD family two-component system response regulator codes for MMNAEAKINRTSGKILLVAPSRGQIYDMLSPLVEISDRLTIIENFDQLQDELWYTSTLPVCIVLPILELNHFDLQKMSSSIKKFRQIVQGEVPLLVITSGNAPVPLELRPTAAMSDAVSPDVLIPRIAGLKRLTNRSEEARVRRRLFGSLPDYRRAFFTSKLQRLLISGSGRSFVDLNKQRMLKLEVVKAHTPRLVECYLTQYHFDAVILDKPIWESVDELISIRSDPRYLNIPILAQADTPAEARALYNAGATDVFVGQLSSRTILSHLYSALRAGRRQRLIDTILTVSSKWLSRNNTQGIVSVDIYNSYLSLLEESTSRRGEAVFELELLDLIGRFTGTDQEIMRKNQEAWSGTVLSIALAVCRDEDFVANVEGYGPVAVLRTKKGLDQLSNRIMVMVRTTGLGT; via the coding sequence ATGATGAACGCTGAAGCAAAAATAAACAGAACTTCCGGAAAAATTCTTCTAGTTGCTCCTTCAAGAGGGCAGATATATGATATGCTTTCACCGCTAGTGGAAATATCTGACCGCCTTACAATCATAGAGAATTTTGACCAACTACAAGATGAATTATGGTATACTAGTACACTACCTGTTTGCATAGTTTTGCCCATCTTGGAGCTTAATCACTTTGATTTGCAGAAGATGTCGAGTTCTATAAAAAAATTTCGACAAATAGTGCAGGGCGAGGTGCCTTTACTAGTGATTACTTCTGGGAACGCTCCTGTTCCTCTTGAATTAAGGCCGACCGCAGCAATGTCCGATGCAGTTTCGCCAGATGTTCTGATCCCACGTATTGCGGGTTTAAAACGCCTTACCAACAGATCAGAGGAAGCGCGTGTCCGTAGAAGGCTCTTTGGCTCGCTTCCTGACTACAGGAGAGCGTTTTTTACTTCTAAGCTTCAACGATTGCTCATTTCTGGTTCAGGCCGCAGTTTTGTAGACCTGAATAAACAAAGAATGCTTAAACTGGAAGTAGTTAAGGCACATACGCCACGACTTGTGGAATGCTATCTCACCCAATATCACTTCGATGCTGTTATTTTAGATAAGCCTATTTGGGAGTCTGTGGATGAGCTCATTAGCATACGGTCTGATCCTCGTTACTTAAATATTCCTATTTTAGCTCAAGCTGACACTCCAGCAGAAGCTAGAGCCTTATATAATGCGGGTGCTACTGACGTTTTTGTTGGACAACTCAGCTCCAGAACTATTCTCAGCCATCTATATTCGGCGTTGCGGGCAGGAAGAAGGCAACGGTTGATTGATACTATCCTAACGGTTTCAAGCAAATGGCTATCAAGAAACAATACGCAAGGTATCGTATCAGTAGATATATATAATTCTTACCTCTCTCTTTTAGAAGAGTCTACAAGCCGACGTGGGGAGGCTGTTTTTGAGCTTGAACTACTGGACCTAATTGGTCGCTTTACCGGTACAGACCAAGAAATAATGCGCAAAAATCAGGAAGCATGGTCAGGTACAGTTTTATCAATCGCTTTGGCTGTTTGCCGGGACGAGGATTTCGTGGCCAATGTGGAAGGATATGGCCCTGTCGCTGTTCTGCGTACGAAAAAAGGCCTAGATCAACTTTCCAATAGAATAATGGTAATGGTACGCACGACTGGATTAGGAACGTAA